AAATTAGGCCGATCGCCTTTGCTGAACCAGTCGTTGTGGGGATCAGACTTTGCATGCAGGAACGAGCACGTCGCAAGTCATGATGAAAAGCATCCACAACAACCTGGGTATTGGTGACGTCATGCAAGGTCGTAATTGAGCCATGCTTAATCCCAAAACTGTTATGAATGACCTGAACAATCGGTGCTAAACAGTTAGTAGTACAAGAGGCAGCCGTAACAACTCTGTTGAGATTTGGATCATAAAGTTGATGATTAATCCCATAAACAACATTGATTATCTCAACACCATCAACAGATCCTTTTACGGGACAAGCAACAAGCAATCTCTTTAATTTTAAAGAATCTAACAACCTTTGAAGTGATTCTGATTGCTTATAGTTTCCACTACATTCCAGTAGCATATCCACCCTAGATAGAATCCACGGCGCACTAGCTGGATCACTCTCTGTGCTAAACCGAACTGACTGATTGCCAATAAGAAACCCATTTGGATGCGGCAGAACCTCTGGATGCCAGCGCCCATGTACAGAGTCGAATTGAAGAAGGTGGGCAGCAGCAGCAGCGTCACCAGCGCAATCGTTTACATGAACAATCTCGATGCCTGAACGGCCCCATAATGCGCGAAAAACAAGCCGACCAATCCGGCCAAAACCATTGATGCCAATACGCATCGAAACTAAAAAAAGAATCCATCCACACTTACTCGTCCCAAGCTCGAAGTGTGTTTAGAAAGGGTTAAAGGATTCCCCAGAGCAGGTAAAGATCAATCCAGACAGGTGGCGAGAGATCAAGATCAGAGCATAAAAGCGACATTGATGACCATTCAAGGGCTCAGCGCTAGAGACGAAGACCCTTAAACAAACCATTACCAACTCTTTGCTCAGTGCTGAATGCAGCTCCATAGCCTTATCTCACACCACGAGCACACTGCGAAATGGTTTGCAGCCCTAGCAGCTCCAGCGGTTTTCTAGGAGATTTAGAGAACAGCTATCGACGTCGCTCCATTCATTTCGATGCAGGGGTCAACATCCCTATGCTCCCAGAGCATATTTGGATTGTTGTACGGGGCATCGTGAAATTAAGCTGCCTGAATGAGCAAGGTGATGATGTGTTAATTGCGATTGCAGGTCCAAATGAACCCTTTGGTGATCCGCTAACACAACTCGACCTCTACCAGGCCACCACGCTTGATCGTTGCGACTTGCTTGGTCTATCGATTCAAGATGTGAATTCAACGCCTCATCTGGGCATCAATCTGATGAAGGCGATGATCAGAAGAACCCATCAGTCAGAAGCTCTCATTGCTCTTTTAGGACTGCGTGGTGTAGAAAATCGTGTAAAAAGTTTTTTAGAGTTATTAGCAGAAGATTATGGCAATCCATGCAACCAAGGGCTAAAATTAGATTTACGCCTTACACATCAGGAAATAGCAAGTGCTGTCAGCACAACCCGAGTTACCGTCACAAAGGTATTAGGTCAACTCAAAGAGAGTGGTTGGCTTCAATATGATAGCCAACAAAAGATGATTATAAGTCTTCTCCCGAAACCAAACAACCACCAACAGCAAAACAATCGATCAATTCAAGCCAAATAAATACAAAAAAATTGCAAGCGAAAACACAAAACATTTTAAACGTCCAAACCAATTATCTAGCAGTTAAATCAACAACCTCAACAACATATAATCAGCAAAAGCGGTACCCAAAATCTCGAACCGTAAAGATCCTAGCTGGACTAGAAGGATTGACTTCAATTTTTTCACGCAGCCAACGAATATGAACATCAACCGTCTTTTTGTCACCGATATAGTCGACACCCCAAATCTGATCAAGCAATTCGTCACGACTCCACACTCTCTTTGGGTGCTGCATGAACAACTCTAAAAGTTTAAATTCTTTAGGTGAAAGTTTAATATCACAGCCATCTCGAGAAGCCCTACATTCATCCGGAAAAAGTTTGAGATCACAGCATTCAAACTTTGCAGAAATAGGTGCCGCTCCACTTGATGGATGGCGCCGCAAAAGGGCTCTGCAACGAGCCAAAAACTCACGATATCCAAATGGCTTGATCAAATAGTCGTCTGCACCAACTTCAAGACCCATAACACGATCAGCTTCCGTATTTAAACCACTAGTCATTAGAACAAGAGATTGATTATTTTGCATTCGAAGTTTTCTACAAAGGTCAAAGCCACTGACACCGGGGAGCTTACGATCAAGAATAATTAACTCAAACTCTTCCTGCTGTAAAAGATCCCATGCAATCAATCCATCAGCCAAAGCTTTAACCTCGAATCCCTCCTCTTTGAGAACGCCACAGATGAGTTCACGAGTTTCTTGATCTTGATCAACAACCAAGAGACGGGCGGCATTAGAAATGTCGAAAAAATCTGATGTCATCTAGACTTGATCACTTCAGAAACTCCATCAAACCGAATCAAATTCAGTTTAGCCAACCATCCATAGCTCTGCACGTCCAATCCACATCCAGTGAGAGTGCAGTTAGAACGAGGCTCAAAACAGCAAGTGAGCAACATCGAATCATAAAGCGATGATGCACCACACATTAAAAAAGTGCTAAAGCTTCAATCCAGTCATCAACAATGAGACACCTCACCAACATGGCATCACGAAAATAAAAACATCACTGACTAGATCGATGGAAAGAAAAGCCCTCTGCTTAAGCAAAGGGCTTTGAAATCAACAAACTAAATCAAGACCAATCTCAAACAACCTTTAGAATTTAAAGGTTGTTTGAATCAATCCACCAAAGATGTTGAACTGGCCGTCATAGCCGCTTCCGTTCGTTACTGTTTTTTGGGTAAGCTGCCCTTCAGGACGAGACAGATAGAACAATGCTGGGGTGATAGCAATGTTATCCGTCACCTGGAAGTTGTAATACAACTCGAAAGCATAGTTGCCATCATAAGGAGTATCACTACCTTTAAGTGCAGTAGCGAATGTAGGCTGACCAAAGGCGAAGCCAAGGGCATTGCCCTCCATAAATGCATCTTCCCACTTCAGACCTGTGAACCAACTCTGAGAAGTGGTGTAGCTGCCATCTACAATATTATCGCCATTAATTGTATTGATCGCCCAACCGACAGAGATCGAAGGAATAAATCCAGGATCCTCTGGCTGCCAATAGGCATTTAGCGCGAAGCTATTGGAAGAGCGGCTATCGCTACCACCTTGACACTTGAGGTTGAAGTCATTGGCCTTTACGAAAGAAGTAGAGCGGCGCATGCCTGACTTGCACTGACCATATCTATAAGCAGCAGCTGCACCATATTGACCATTACCCCAACCAATTTGTGCAAGAAGGTTGGCGCGAGAATTATCTGTCATAAAACCACCTTCAGATGGATTAGAGTTATTTCCCTCTCCATCATCTGCAACATAGTTGGCACTAATGCTGAAACCAGGATCGCCCTTCGCAACATCTTGCTGCCAGTAAGCAGCAATTAGCTGACCTGTTTCCTTGTTATAAACGCCTGGAACACCTGCTACAGCAAAGAAATCGAGAATCTTTGCTCCACCTTTATTGTACTTAGAAGGCCACATTGCCAATGATTCGGTATTCCTTGCCAGGGCACCAGCAATGAATGTGAAATCCTTACCGACCGGGAATTTATAATACAGACGATCAATAGTGACACTATTATCTGTCTTGGATGCGATATCCAGGGCAGTTAAATTACTGCCCGCACCACCAAATGCGGAATTCCCGAAGTTACCGGTACGAAGACGAGTACGTAACTTATCTTTGCCTGTGAAGCTGGTATCAAAGACTAAACGGTTGTCATAATTGAAGGTAAAAGCACCGTATTCGCTGTTGTAGGCGTCAGCACCTCCCCCCTCTTTGTAAGCCCTACCTTTCCGGCTGTCTCCGCCAGCATTAACAGCACCAATCACGAAAGTGCTTTTGCCTTTCAACTTGGTAGTGGTGGAGAACTGAGTGGCTTCCAGTTCGCCAACGCGGGCCTCAAGTCCGTCAACACGGCCCTTGAGGATGGCGAGTTCCTTTTCAAACTCTTTCATCAGGCGCTTGAGCTCGTCGGTCACTTCGGTGACGCGGTCGAGACAGGCGTTCAACAGAGCAGCCGCTTCAAAGCGGGTCATCGCCCTGTTACCGCGGTAGGTGCCGTTGGGATAACCAGCAACACAGCCGTAGCGCTCGATCAGGTTGCTGAGTGCCTGATAAGCCCAGTCGGTTGGGTAAACGTCAGAAAACTGAGTGATGCTGGTGACTTGCTCGCGGCTGTTCGATGCAGAGCTGGCGGCGTAATCAGACACACCGTTGATATTGAGCTCAGTGGCATTCGCAGCCACAGGTGCCAGAAGGCCCAGGGCAGCTGGGGCCACCAGCAGTTGATGGAAAAGTTTCATTTTCGGTCCTCACACCAAAAAATATTGAGGGAATGAACCCGCCAAAAGTTTATTCGGCAGACAAATAATAACCTGTATGCAAGACATCAACAGGCTGTATCCCTGATTACAAGCACTTCAAACCTCTCTTCTTTGCTGATCTTTTACTAACAATTAACTTGGTCTTAACCAAAATCGATTCAGGATCCTAATCGATTTAAACAAGGATTTTAAGCCAAGGAACCCATAACCATATAGAACACTTATTGAATCAGTCTTGAACAAGCTTCTTGCAACGCTTTCGCCCGCCAGCACGCTGTTCATAAGATTCGATCCTCAGCGGATTGGATCAGGCAAATCAGTGGCTCTGTTGTGAGCTTCCTGTCTGGAGTGAAGAACAAGGGAACGCGACAAGTCCTTAACGTTCCTCCTCTGCTCCATCGGGACATAAACGATTGATCGGAATTAAAAAGGTGCCTCGCCGAAAGCGCACAGCGGCAATTTCGAGGGGATGGAGAGCAACCACCGCTCCGGATTCATCACTGCCAACGAGATCGGAAGGCCGAAGCATTGGCATTGGATCTGCCGTTTTGAGATAGGGCATCGGGCTGATCAGTCGGACTTGGTCACCGATGGAAACGGTCATGACACCTGGGCAATCACCCTCTCCTACAGCAGGATGGGGGCAGCTGTTATGTAGCCGTGCGGGCTCTTGCCACTTGGAGCGGCGCGATCGCGGGAATACTTCTCATTCTTGTGGGCAGTTTGATTCCTGCTGCCGTTTTGCTGCCCGTTGCAGAGATTCCTCCCCGATTGCTGAGTTTGCCCAGCACCTGGCAAGTGCCAGCACTCCTGCTGTGCGCCCTTGTCTGCGGCCCACGATCGGGCGTGATGGCAGCGGTTGCCTACATCACGGTGGGGTTGGTTGATCTTCCGGTCTTCCATGACGGTGGAGGTTTGGACTACGTGCAAACCCCAGCCTTTGGCTATCTCGCTGGCTTTGTTCCAGCAGCCTGGCTCACGGGACGTCTTGCCCACCAAGCAGGGATGAACGACTCAGCGCGCCTCACGTTGGCGGGCATTGCCGGCGTCATCACAATTCAGCTATGCGGAATTCTTAACTTGCTTCTCGGAACGGTTTTGAGCCGTTGGAGTGAATCACTTCCTGATTTGTTGTTCAGTTACAGCCTCGGTCCCTTATTAGCCCAACTGACGCTTTGCGTGGCCATTGCCCTCATTGCGCTGCCCATTCGTCGTTTGCTCTGGATCGAATGATCAGCCGCAGCAACCGACTGATCCGGCGTCGCACAGTTGTGTTGATCAGCCTGTTGATCCTGCTGATGGATCAAGCGTCCAAATATTGGGCTCGATTCCACCTGCTTCCAAATTTGTCGCAGCCATTCCTCCCAGGATTGCTGCAGTTGCGGCTGGTACGCAACACCGGTGCCGCCTTCAGCATGTTGAGTGACTCCACAGCCCTTCTCAGCGTTCTCAGCCTGCTCGTTTCGGTTGGTTTGCTGGGCTGGATCTGGCGATCCAAGCGACTTGATCTTTGGTTAGGTCTTGCTCTGGCCTGTCTGCTGGGAGGAACGCTGGGCAATGGCATCGACCGCTGGCAACTGGGATATGTCACGGACTTCCTCGAGCTCGTGCCATTCCGTTTTCCCATCTTCAATGGCGCGGACATCGCCATCAACCTCGCCGTCCTCTGCTTCGCCATCGACGCTCTCTCCCAACGCAATGGACAAGCGAAATCCTGACGGCCCCTGCTCAGCCCAACTGATCATTCATCAGGACGATCAGGAGGTTCGTTCCATTGCCTTGCATGGCGACGGCTATCGCATTGGCCGCGATGGTCCTCTGGAAGTGAGCATCGATCATCCAGCCGTCAGCCGCCAACACGCTGTGCTGCAACGTCAGGGGCGGCACTGGATCCTTCAAGATTTGGATTCCACCAATGGCTTGTGGTGGAAAGGCCGGCGGGTCAAGCAGCTGGAACTACGCGATGGAGACGTGGTTCAGTTCGCGCCCTCCCTAGACGCCACGGCTCCCTTTCTGCAGTTTGTTGACGCCGCAGGGCGACGTCGCCATCGGATCGAACGCTGGTTGGGCTTTTTCGTATTGGGATGCCTGGGCGGCGGTGGTGCTCTGCTGCTGCTCTCCCACATCACCATGCCGATCCGTGGGCAACTGGCACGCGTGCGCGGTCCGGTGGCCATCTACGACGGCAACAACCAACCGCTCGCCTCCGTTGACTCCAGTCGTCATCGCGAGCTCAGGTCGGTAAAGGCGTTCTCCCCTTTGCTCGTTGATGCTCTTCTGAGTAGTGAGGACAACCGCTTCTGGTGGCATCCGGGCGTCGATCCCATTGGCACGTTGAGAGCCTTCAGCACCAATTTGATCGGCGGACAGGTGCTGGAGGGAGGCAGCAGTCTCACGCAACAATTAGCTCGCAGCCTGTATCCCAATTACGTAGGAGATGGAGACACCCTGGCGAGGAAATGGAAAGAGCTGCTTGTGTCCTTGCAGTTGGAAAGTCGCTTCAGCAAAAGCCAATTGCTGCTGAGCTATCTCAACCGCGTGTACTTGGGCGTTGGTTGGGGATTCGAAGATGCCTCACGCGTGTTTTTTGATCAATCCGCAGCAGATCTAAACGTGCAGCAGGCTGCACTTCTTGTGGGTTTATTGCCATCACCCAATGGCCACGATCCCTGTCAGTTTCCCCAGCGCGCTTTAAAAGCGCGTAATCGGGTGATCAACAAAATGGCCGATGGCGGTCGACTCTCCCTGGAGCAGGCGCGACTGGCGCGTCGTCAACCGATTCAGCTTGCAAAAGAGGCCTGCAGTCGGGAGCAGGTCAGTCGCTCAGCACCCTTCTACACCGATCAAGTGCGCCGAGACCTCAAAGCGCTAGTGGGTCCAGACGTGGCGGATGAAGGAAATTTCTTGATCGAAACGCACTTAGACCCTGTTCTGCAATCTGTGCTGGAACGCCAATTGAGCGGTTTGTTGGCCAACAGCGGAACGCTGGGTGTTCAAGAGGGGGCTGCTGTTGTGCTCGACAGCCGCACGGGCGGAGTTCTCGCCATCGCCGGAGGTCGTGACTACAACGCGAGCCAGTTCAACCGTGCCTCAATGGCGTTGCGGCAACCAGGAAGCACCTTCAAACTCATCACTTACTTGGCGGCCCTGGAACAAGGCCTGAAACCCAACGACACCTTGGATTGCAGCCCCCTTCGCTGGGGAGGACAGCGCTTCGACAGCACCTGTTCGGGCCAACTGACCTTGGCCAGTGCCTTCGCCTCAAGCCACAACACCGCAGCGCTGCGCTTGGCCCAACGCGTGGGCCTGGAGCAAGTGGTGAGCTTGGCAAAACGCCTGGGAATCACCACTCCCTTGGATCCTGTACCGGGGCTCGCTCTTGGACAGAGTGAAGTTCGCTTAATTGAGCTCACCAGTGCCTATGCCGCTGTGGCCAATGGCGGCATCTGGCAAGCGCCTACCACCATTCGTCGTTTGCTTGATGCTGAAACCTGCCGCTTGGATCGACCGAGTGGCTGCGGCAGCCTCAATGGACATAGCGGCATTGGTCATGACAGCACTGGGGAGCGCCAAGCGGCCCGTCGTGTGTTGAAGGGACAGACAGCGCAGCAAATGCAGGGATTGATGCGATCGGTGATTCGCAGCGGCACCGGCCGAGCCGCCTCGCTGGGTGGACAGGAAGGCGGAAAAACAGGAACCACCAACGATGGCCGTGACCTGCTGTTCATTGGCTATGAGCCGAGTCGCCATTGGGTGCTGGGAATCTGGCTGGGCAACGATGACAACAGTCCCTCAGCCAGTTCCAGCGCCGTAGCAGCCTCTCTTTGGGGCCGGATCATTCGTGCCGCAGGACAGGGCGGTGTGGCGGGCCGATGAAGGGATCCAATCGCCTGATTTTGTTGGCTGCCGCAGGGCTGATTCTCCTGCTGGTGCTTGGACTGGTGCTTCAGGCGATTCGCAATCTGCTCTGGGATCTCAGCTATATCCTTCCGCCCTGGCTGGTGGGTCCAGTGCTGCTCATCGGCACCCTCCTGGTGCTTGCTTTTGTCATACAGATTGGCTGGCCCTGGTGGAAGGGATGGAAAAGCCGTCGCGGAGCCAACAACGCCAGCAGCACAGCCCCTTCACCGCCTGGGTCGCGTCGACAAGCAGCTGAACAGAGCCTGGAAAGCATTGATCGCCTTTTAGAGCGTCTTCAAGACGACGTAGCCCGGCAAGCGCTGCATCTGGAACGGGAACGCGTTGCCCGTGAATTGGCCCGCGGCGATTTGGTGGTGGTGGTGTTTGGCACGGGCTCCAGTGGGAAAACATCCCTGATTCGTGCCCTTCTCCAAGACATTGTTGGGCGTGTTGGAGCAGCAATGGGCTCCACAACCGGCAGCCAGACCTATCGGCTTCGCCTCAACAAGCTGGAGCGCGGGCTGCAATTGGTGGATACCCCAGGAATCCTGGAAAGCGGCCTTGACGGAAGAGATCGGGAACAGGAAGCCCGGGAACGCGCCAGCCGTGCCGACTTGATGCTGGTGGTGGTGGATGGAGATCTTCGCTCTGCCGAATGGGATGTGGTGCGCAGCCTTGCGGGCTTGGGCAAGCGCTTGATGTTGGTCTTGAACAAATGCGATTTAAGAGGAGAGGAGGAGGAAAAGCGTCTACTGGCCTTGCTACGCGGACGTTGCAAAGGCCTGCTGGCTGCTGAGGATGTGATCCCAACCAGCGCCGCTCCCCAATCCTTGCCAAGACCTGGCCAAAAACCCTGGCAACCTCCTGCTGAGGTGGCGGTGCTGCTCCAACGCATGGCCGTGGTGCTGCACGCCGACGGCGAAGAGCTCTTAGCGGACAACATTCTTCTTCAATGCAGGACGCTGGGCGATAAGGGGCGATCGCTGCTCAACCGCCAGCGGCAGACCGAAGCGCGACGGATCGTGGATCGTTACAGCTGGATTAGTGCTGGCGTGGTGGCAGCGACACCACTCCCCGGCATCGACTTGCTGGGCACCGCGGCAGTGAATGCCCAGATGGTGATGGAGGTCGCGAAGGTCTACAACGTGCAGTTAACCCGGGACAAAGCTCAGGAGTTGGCCGTCTCGGTGGGGAGAACCCTGGCAGGCCTCGGTGTTGTGAAAGGCGGGGTGGCCTTGATCGGCACAGCACTCAGTGTGAATCTGCCCACCCTGCTCCTGGGAAAAGCCGTTCAGGGCGTGGCTGCTGCCTGGCTGACGCGGATTGCCGGAGCCAGTTTCATCACCTATTTCCAGCAAGATCAAGATTGGGGAGATGGTGGCGTGCAGGACGTTGTGCAGCGGCACTACGAGCTCAACCGTCGCGATAGCGCCCTCAAGCGATTTCTCGACACCGCTCTCAGGCAGGTGGTGGAACCATTGCGCCAGACGGCAAAGAAGCGCTTACCACCCCAACCAGGGCCTCGGGCGGGGGAGGACGCATCGGGCCCCGGGCATCGAGAACCGTGATCAGGGCCAAATAGGCCACGCCGATCAGCACAGAAACAATCCCTGTGACGATGGCCACCCAGCGGCCGCGTTGCTGCTTGGGAGCCGCCATTAGGGCCGAACCTCCACGGATTGATTCAGAGCGGATGCCAGTTGATCCAACAAACCGTCATGGGTGTGGGGGTTACCAAGGACAGCCTTGAGATGATGCCGTCCCTGATGGAGCGGCCTCGACACCATGATGCCTTGGCTGAGCAAGAGCCGGCGTGTCTCGATCGACCAGCTTTCGTGCTGCTGGGCCTGTCCTCGTTGCGGCCGACAGGCGAGCACATGCAAAGGGCCCGAGAGAATCATCAGCCTGTTGGGATCCAGTTGTTGCTGGAGGTACTCACGGCGAGCAATCGCAGCGGACAACACCTGCTCAATTCCCGATTCACCAAGTTGCCGCAAACCAAGCCAGAGTTTGAGCACTTCCGCGGGACGGCTTCCCTGCAACCCCAGTTCTCCGCCGTGATCGTGCTCGAGGGCTGGCTCCATATAGGGAAGGCCTGTGGAGAAAGCTTCAGCCAGAACGGAGGGATTGCGAACCAAGAGAAGCGATGAGGTCTTTGTAATGCCGAGAACTTTCTGAGGATTCACGGTGATCGAATCAGCGCGCGCAATCCCGTGAAGCAGATGGGTGGTGTGGGCGCTGAGAGCAAAAACCGCACCGATCGCCCCATCCACATGCAGCCATAGACCCAACCGACCGCAGAAATCAGCGATGGCAGACACGGGGTCGATGGCTCCGCGCACAGTGGTGCCTGCTGTTGCAACAACTGCGATACAAGGGCGTCCCTCGCTTGCAAGCGCTGCCAAGGCAGCCTCTAGTAGCTGCAGATCAATGAGCCCTTGCTCGTTCACTGGAATGGCACGAACACCATCCCGTTGAAGCCCCATGACGCGCGCTGCCTTGTGCCATGACACGTGCGCATCAGCACTCACCACCACCACGGCCTCTGGGTTGTGGTCCAAGCCAGCGTGATGGCGAGCGGCAACCAAGGCGATCAAATTGCTGAGCGTGCCGCCACTTGCCGCAACACCAGAAGCCCCTGCAGGAAAGCCAATGCGCTCAGCAAACCAGGCGCAAAGCTGCCGTTCGAGATGACTCAAACTGGGAGACAGCTCTTCGGCCAAAAGGTTGTTATTCAGCCCGGCGCAGATCAAATCTGCAGCGATCGACGCACTCAACGGCGGCGGATCGAGATGGGCAATCGCCCCGGGGTGGGAAGGCTGAAACGCCCCATCCATCACCTGCTGAAGGTCATCCAGAAGTTGCTCCATGGAGCGTCCATGGGTCTGCGGAGCAGCATCTGGCAGCACTCGAAGTGCTGGCAAAGGACCCCTCTCAGCCGCCGAACCGATCCAGTTGCATAAGCGCTCGGAAGCACCCTCCAAAAACTGAAGGAGTTGAGGGTCAAGCGCATCGGGTGAAGCAAACGCCGAAAGAGCGACCGGTTCAGGATTCCTTGAAGGTCCGACCAAGAAGACAAGATGGGGAATGATCATTGTCCCCTGTGGTGGCACATTGAAGGGCCGGCAGATCCCCCGACGCGCACAGCGAACAGCCTGATGGTGCAGTCTCCAATCGACCTATCTCCAACGCAGATGCAAGCCTGGATGGGACGTTTGATTGAACGCGCGCGTCGTTTCGGCGAACGGGGAGACGTTCCCGTTTGCGCCATTGTTTTGGATCAGCGAGGCCGCTGCATTGGCCATGGCATGAACCAGAGGGAGCTCAACAATGACCCGCTTGGGCACGCGGAGTTGATGGCCATTCGTCAGGCCTGCCTGTTGCAGGATGACTGGCGTCTGAATGACTGCACCCTGTTGGTGACCTTGGAGCCGTGTCCAATGTGTGCCGGCGCCTTGGTTCAAGCAAGAGTCGGACAGGTCATCTTTGCTGCCACGGACCCGAAGCGAGGAGCCTTGGGGAGCACGATCAACTTGGCGACTCACACCAGTGCACACCACCGAATGTCCGTGATCGGTGGTGTGCGGGGTGAAGAGGCGAAAGTGATGCTGTCGGGCTGGTTTAAGCAGCAACGGCGACGTTCTGTCGGAACTGGGGAAGCTCCGTTTCAAACAGATTCAACAACCTGCTGACGTTCTCGGGGTTGGAGTTGTAGCCCATCAGTCCGATTCGCCAGATTTTTCCAGCAAGGACACCAAGGCCGCCACCCACTTCAATGCCGTGGTTGTTGAGCAGATGTTGCGTGAAGGCCTTGCCATCCACATCATTTGGGATACGAACGGTGGTGAGTGTGGGCAGCCGAAGCTCCTCGGGCACATGCATTTCGAGACCGATCGCTTCCAAACCAGACCAAAGCGCCTCAGCGTTGCTGCGGTGACGGGCCCAAGCCATATCCAAGCCCTCTTCTGCCAACAGCCTGAGCGCTTCACGCATGCCGAAATTCATATTGACCGGTGCTGTGTGGTGATACACGCGGTCACTGCCCCAGTACTGATTGAGAAGGGAAACATCGAGATACCAATTAGGCACCTTGTCTTGCCGTGCGGCGAGCTTCGCTTCAGCGCGGGGTCCCATGGTGAATGGACCAAGACCTGGAGGGCAGCTCAGTCCCTTCTGACTACAGCTGTAGGCCAGGTCCACCTTCCATTCATCGAGATAGAGGGGGACCCCACCAAGAGAGGTCACGGTGTCGAGCAGGAGCAAGCAATCGTGCTTGCGGCAGAGATCTCCGATTCCTTCCATCGGTTGACACACGCCGGTGGAGGTTTCGGCATGCACCATCGCCAAGATGGTGGGCTTGTGCTCAATCAGAGCCGCTTCAAGCTCTTCCTTGGTGAAGGCTTCACCCCAAGGCTTTTCGATCACCTTCACATTGGCGCGGTAACGACCGGCCATGTCCACAAGGCGGTTCCCGAAGTAGCCCTTGACAGCGACCAGAACGGTGTCGCCGGGTTCAACCGTATTGGCAAGCGTTGCCTCCATGGCAGCGCTCCCCGTGCCGCTCATCGGCAAGGTCAAGCGGTTGTCGGTCTGCCAGGCATAGCGAAGAAGCTCCTGCACTTCGCCCATCAACTCCACATAAAGCGGATCGAGATGGCCAATCGGAGTCCGAGACAAAGCCTTGAGCACCGTTGGATCGGCGTTCGAAGGTCCTGGTCCGAGCAGCAAACGATCGGGAGTGCTGATCGGGGCAATGGCCCTTCGGTGGGACGAGTCAACCGACAGGGGGGAATGCGTCGTCGCCAAAGCCACGGTAACCAACTAATGGCGTGCAGCCTACGCATGGACAGGCCTGAAAAGGGAGCAAAACAGTTGCTTTGCAACGCCTCTTGTAACGAGATCAAGGATGGAGCGCTTAACGCTGGCTGATGTCGTTGGCGGAAAGACCTGAGGCCAGATGGTCGAAGGGCTTGCGAAGCATCAGGCAATCGCTCGGACTTGATCCCTCCGCCACCATGCGCTCGCAGAGAACATCGGCAAGCAGGATCATGCTGCGAACCGTGGGACCGGTGGGAACACCCAGGCTCTTGTAGGTGTCGTCCAAGCCGTTCAGCACCCGTTCATTCAGGATCGTGCTGTCGTCGGCAATCAGGGCGTAACTGGCGTAACGGAGGAAATAATCCATGTCGCGCAAGCAAGCTGAAAGCCTCCGTGTGGTGTAGGCGTTGCCACCAGGCAAGAGCAGTTCAGGGTCGCCTACAAACAGTCTTTGGCTGGCTTCTCTTACCAGCTCAGTCGCTTCGCGATTGATGAGCTCCACGGCCTTGAGTCGTAGCTCTGCTTGGCCGAAATAACCCTCGATCCGATCGATGGCCGATCGATCGAAATAGCGACCCAAT
This portion of the Synechococcus sp. ROS8604 genome encodes:
- a CDS encoding alanine--glyoxylate aminotransferase family protein; the encoded protein is MATTHSPLSVDSSHRRAIAPISTPDRLLLGPGPSNADPTVLKALSRTPIGHLDPLYVELMGEVQELLRYAWQTDNRLTLPMSGTGSAAMEATLANTVEPGDTVLVAVKGYFGNRLVDMAGRYRANVKVIEKPWGEAFTKEELEAALIEHKPTILAMVHAETSTGVCQPMEGIGDLCRKHDCLLLLDTVTSLGGVPLYLDEWKVDLAYSCSQKGLSCPPGLGPFTMGPRAEAKLAARQDKVPNWYLDVSLLNQYWGSDRVYHHTAPVNMNFGMREALRLLAEEGLDMAWARHRSNAEALWSGLEAIGLEMHVPEELRLPTLTTVRIPNDVDGKAFTQHLLNNHGIEVGGGLGVLAGKIWRIGLMGYNSNPENVSRLLNLFETELPQFRQNVAVAA
- a CDS encoding allophycocyanin subunit beta-18, which encodes MRDAITGLIGRYDQLGRYFDRSAIDRIEGYFGQAELRLKAVELINREATELVREASQRLFVGDPELLLPGGNAYTTRRLSACLRDMDYFLRYASYALIADDSTILNERVLNGLDDTYKSLGVPTGPTVRSMILLADVLCERMVAEGSSPSDCLMLRKPFDHLASGLSANDISQR